From a region of the Zingiber officinale cultivar Zhangliang chromosome 4B, Zo_v1.1, whole genome shotgun sequence genome:
- the LOC121975007 gene encoding uncharacterized protein LOC121975007 isoform X2 codes for MAVAFTRFSCWIWGGKDHKSPNSSLSSSPDFPAGFRELDNLKFPPVDGPRVRSNSRKIKKKWQSREERRIDKEYDIVLVPSDGVCMSGSETEDSDWSIGWLEPHAPDFQSSSEVENSFSVLVRCYCRGRCEQAESSKTRALGALEHLDDISPDENKYIDEWLASEN; via the exons ATGGCTGTGGCTTTTACGCGTTTCTCTTGCTGGATTTGGGGTGGGAAAGATCATAAATCCCCCAATTCATCCCTGAGTTCATCTCCCGACTTCCCGGCTGGATTTAGGGAGCTGGATAACTTGAAGTTCCCGCCAGTTGATGGGCCGAGGGTTAGGTCGAACTCCAGAAAAATTAAGAAGAAATGGCAGAGCCGTGAGGAGCGGCGGATCGACAAGGAGTACGATATCGTCCTTGTGCCATCTGATGGTGTCTGCATGTCGGGGTCCGAGACTGAGGATTCCGATTGGTCTATTGGTTGGTTGGAACCTCATGCGCCTGATTTCCAAAGTAGTAGTGAAGTAGAGAACAGTTTTTCTGTCCTGGTCCGTTGCTATTGCCGTGGCCGTTGTGAGCAGGCGGAGAGTTCCAAAACTCGCGCCTTGGGAGCACTTGAACACTTGGACGATATTTCCCCTG ATGAAAACAAGTATATAGATGAATGGCTCGCCTCTGAAAACTGA
- the LOC121975006 gene encoding receptor protein kinase-like protein ZAR1: MAVYCWSTPGEIMATIEILTLLVLSSYAAALTTDGLALLALKSAVSVDPTGALAAWLDFDDTPCSWTGVTCSLGRVSALALPDRELAGYLPSELSLLSELQILSLPGNRLSGPLPAALAVFRGLTDLDLSRNNLSGAIPTEIGQLTSLAHLDLSSNLLAGPLPSSIAALPHLSGVLNLSYNHLSGPIPLAFGNIPVDVSLDLRQNNFSGEIPQVAPLLSQGPTAFSGNPDLCGFPLKNPCPAAKQDPKIPQPNPSLNMNPSDGTLRPVASEKQKSPVGTVAILAVVLLIALIAMFVLQWQLRKRRSAGPCKESSHEKSSSPGFSTTITGGSVTGERREGHASEVYAAVDEGFGLELEELLRASAYVVGKSRSGIVYKVVVGREGSAVAVRRLSENDDGDGSSGGDEWRRRRAFETEAIAIGRAKHPNVVRLLAYYYAPDERLLIYEYIPNVSLHAALHGGPLNPTTPPLPWAARLSILQGAAQGLAYLHEFNPRKHAHGSIASSKILLDDDLRPHISGFGLARLVAAGSQDKMPHSSKNVASPRAAVGYTPPEMRDSTGASTWTQKGDVHAFGVVALEVVTGRPADSELEGWVRQAFKEERPLSEVVDPSLLHEVHAKREVLAVFHVALGCTEADSELRPRMRSVAENLDRISASR, encoded by the exons ATGGCAGTCTACTGCTGGTCGACTCCTGGAGAAATCATGGCGACGATCGAGATACTCACCCTCTTGGTACTCTCCTCCTACGCAGCCGCGTTAACCACCGACGGCCTGGCCCTTCTCGCTCTTAAATCGGCCGTCTCCGTCGATCCCACCGGCGCCCTCGCCGCCTGGCTCGACTTCGATGACACCCCCTGCTCCTGGACCGGAGTCACCTGCAGCCTCGGCCGAGTATCTGCCCTCGCCCTTCCTGACCGGGAGCTCGCTGGCTACCTCCCTTCCGAGCTCTCTCTCCTCTCTGAACTTCAGATCCTGTCCCTCCCTGGGAACCGCCTTTCTGGCCCCCTTCCTGCCGCTCTCGCCGTCTTCCGTGGGCTCACTGATCTCGACCTGTCGCGAAACAACCTCTCTGGCGCTATCCCTACCGAGATCGGCCAGTTGACCTCCCTTGCCCACCTCGACCTCTCCTCCAACCTCCTCGCGGGGCCCCTTCCATCGTCCATTGCCGCCCTTCCGCATCTTTCAGGCGTGTTAAATCTCTCCTACAATCATCTCTCGGGCCCGATTCCACTTGCTTTTGGCAACATTCCAGTAGATGTGAGCCTCGACCTCCGCCAGAACAACTTTTCCGGCGAAATCCCACAGGTCGCTCCTCTCTTGAGCCAGGGCCCCACGGCCTTCTCCGGGAACCCTGACCTCTGCGGTTTTCCACTGAAGAACCCCTGTCCTGCTGCTAAGCAGGATCCTAAGATTCCCCAACCCAACCCTAGCCTCAATATGAACCCGAGTGATGGAACCTTACGTCCTGTAGCATCGGAGAAGCAGAAAAGTCCTGTTGGTACTGTCGCAATCCTCGCCGTCGTCCTCCTTATCGCTCTCATCGCAATGTTTGTCCTGCAGTGGCAGCTCCGAAAGCGTCGCTCCGCTGGGCCATGCAAAGAGTCTAGTCACGAAAAGAGTTCCTCTCCTGGTTTCAGCACCACTATCACTGGTGGCTCGGTGACCGGTGAACGGCGTGAGGGGCACGCGTCGGAAGTGTACGCTGCTGTCGACGAGGGGTTCGGATTGGAGCTGGAGGAGCTACTCCGGGCGTCAGCGTACGTGGTGGGAAAGAGCCGGAGCGGGATCGTGTACAAGGTGGTCGTGGGGCGTGAGGGCTCTGCCGTCGCAGTGCGCCGCCTCAGTGAAAATGATGATGGTGATGGCTCCAGCGGGGGAGATGAATGGAGGCGACGTCGTGCGTTCGAGACGGAGGCAATCGCTATTGGCCGGGCCAAGCATCCCAACGTGGTTCGCCTCCTTGCTTACTACTACGCTCCTGACGAGCGCCTCCTCATCTATGAGTACATTCCCAATGTCTCCCTCCATGCAGCTCTACACG GTGGACCCTTAAATCCGACGACTCCGCCGCTTCCATGGGCGGCGAGGCTCAGCATACTCCAAGGGGCAGCTCAGGGCTTAGCTTATCTGCACGAATTTAATCCCCGCAAGCACGCCCACGGAAGCATCGCATCGTCAAAAATTCTCCTTGATGACGATTTGCGGCCGCACATCTCTGGATTCGGCCTCGCTCGGCTCGTCGCAGCTGGCTCGCAGGACAAGATGCCCCATTCGTCCAAAAATGTGGCGTCGCCCAGGGCGGCGGTAGGATACACGCCTCCGGAGATGCGGGATTCGACGGGCGCGTCCACATGGACTCAGAAGGGAGATGTGCACGCTTTCGGCGTGGTGGCGCTTGAGGTGGTTACGGGGCGTCCGGCGGATAGTGAGCTGGAAGGGTGGGTGCGGCAGGCTTTCAAGGAGGAGCGACCTCTGTCGGAGGTGGTGGACCCATCGCTGTTGCACGAGGTGCACGCCAAGCGGGAGGTGCTCGCCGTGTTCCATGTCGCGCTTGGGTGTACTGAGGCCGACTCCGAGCTGCGGCCCAGGATGCGGTCCGTAGCTGAAAACCTCGATCGAATTAGCGCATCTCGCTGA
- the LOC121975007 gene encoding uncharacterized protein LOC121975007 isoform X1: MAVAFTRFSCWIWGGKDHKSPNSSLSSSPDFPAGFRELDNLKFPPVDGPRVRSNSRKIKKKWQSREERRIDKEYDIVLVPSDGVCMSGSETEDSDWSIGWLEPHAPDFQSSSEVENSFSVLVRCYCRGRCEQAESSKTRALGALEHLDDISPGKLAKIILSLKFVFFIRYMCLKLSMKTSI; this comes from the exons ATGGCTGTGGCTTTTACGCGTTTCTCTTGCTGGATTTGGGGTGGGAAAGATCATAAATCCCCCAATTCATCCCTGAGTTCATCTCCCGACTTCCCGGCTGGATTTAGGGAGCTGGATAACTTGAAGTTCCCGCCAGTTGATGGGCCGAGGGTTAGGTCGAACTCCAGAAAAATTAAGAAGAAATGGCAGAGCCGTGAGGAGCGGCGGATCGACAAGGAGTACGATATCGTCCTTGTGCCATCTGATGGTGTCTGCATGTCGGGGTCCGAGACTGAGGATTCCGATTGGTCTATTGGTTGGTTGGAACCTCATGCGCCTGATTTCCAAAGTAGTAGTGAAGTAGAGAACAGTTTTTCTGTCCTGGTCCGTTGCTATTGCCGTGGCCGTTGTGAGCAGGCGGAGAGTTCCAAAACTCGCGCCTTGGGAGCACTTGAACACTTGGACGATATTTCCCCTGGTAAACTGGCAAAAATTATACTTTCCTTGAAATTTGTCTTTTTCATCCGCTACATGTGCCTTAAACTATCG ATGAAAACAAGTATATAG